The following are encoded in a window of Castanea sativa cultivar Marrone di Chiusa Pesio chromosome 9, ASM4071231v1 genomic DNA:
- the LOC142610536 gene encoding tubulin beta-5 chain, whose product MREILHIQGGQCGNQIGSKFWEVVCDEHGIDPTGRYIGTSELQLERVNVYYNEASCGRFVPRAVLMDLEPGTMDSVRTGPYGQIFRPDNFVFGQSGAGNNWAKGHYTEGAELIDSVLDVVRKEAENCDCLQGFQVCHSLGGGTGSGMGTLLISKIREEYPDRMMLTFSVFPSPKVSDTVVEPYNATLSVHQLVENADECMVLDNEALYDICFRTLKLTTPSFGDLNHLISATMSGVTCCLRFPGQLNSDLRKLAVNLIPFPRLHFFMVGFAPLTSRGSQQYRALTVPELTQQMWDSKNMMCAADPRHGRYLTASAMFRGKMSTKEVDEQMINVQNKNSSYFVEWIPNNVKSSVCDIPPRGLSMASTFIGNSTSIQEMFRRVSEQFTAMFRRKAFLHWYTGEGMDEMEFTEAESNMNDLVSEYQQYQDATADEEGEYEDEEEEGMQHEDM is encoded by the exons atgagagagatCCTTCATATTCAGGGTGGACAGTGTGGGAACCAGATTGGTTCCAAGTTCTGGGAGGTTGTTTGTGATGAGCATGGCATTGATCCGACTGGAAGGTACATTGGGACCTCAGAACTGCAGTTGGAACGTGTAAATGTGTATTACAATGAAGCTTCGTGTGGGAGGTTTGTGCCTCGTGCCGTGCTCATGGATTTGGAGCCTGGCACCATGGACAGTGTTCGCACTGGTCCATATGGCCAGATCTTCCGTCCAGATAACTTTGTATTTGGACAATCTGGTGCTGGAAACAACTGGGCCAAGGGGCACTATACTGAGGGTGCTGAGCTTATTGATTCTGTTCTTGATGTTGTGAGAAAGGAGGCTGAGAACTGCGACTGTCTTCAAG GTTTTCAAGTGTGCCATTCTTTGGGTGGAGGAACTGGTTCTGGAATGGGTACCTTGCTTATCTCAAAAATTCGGGAGGAGTATCCTGATAGAATGATGCTCACATTCTCTGTGTTTCCTTCACCAAAGGTTTCAGATACAGTGGTTGAGCCATACAATGCTACACTTTCTGTTCATCAGCTTGTTGAGAATGCAGATGAGTGTATGGTTTTGGATAATGAGGCTTTATATGATATCTGCTTCAGGACTCTCAAGTTGACTACTCCTAGCT TTGGTGACTTGAACCATTTGATCTCTGCGACCATGAGTGGTGTCACCTGCTGCCTCAGGTTCCCTGGTCAACTCAACTCTGACCTTCGAAAGCTAGCTGTTAACTTGATCCCATTCCCTCGTCTCCACTTCTTCATGGTTGGGTTTGCACCCCTGACATCCCGTGGATCCCAGCAGTACCGTGCCCTGACTGTCCCAGAGCTGACCCAGCAAATGTGGGATTCCAAGAACATGATGTGTGCTGCTGACCCAAGGCATGGACGGTACCTCACTGCCTCTGCAATGTTTAGGGGCAAGATGAGCACCAAGGAAGTGGATGAGCAAATGATTAATGTTCAGAACAAGAACTCTTCCTACTTTGTGGAATGGATCCCTAACAATGTGAAATCAAGTGTTTGTGACATTCCACCCAGGGGGCTTTCGATGGCTTCCACCTTCATTGGAAATTCTACCTCCATCCAGGAAATGTTTAGGCGAGTGAGCGAGCAGTTTACTGCCATGTTCAGAAGGAAAGCTTTCTTGCATTGGTATACCGGAGAAGGAATGGATGAGATGGAATTCACAGAAGCAGAGAGCAATATGAATGATCTTGTGTCTGAGTACCAGCAGTACCAGGATGCCACTGCAGATGAGGAAGGGGAATATGAAGATGAGGAAGAGGAAGGAATGCAGCATGAGGATATGTGA